The segment AAGTGCAGGCTTGGAGGGAGGGAGCCCCGCGCCAGTGAGTGGGTTTGTGTCTCCATCCAGCGTGGATAAATCTTGGAAGGAGCTCAGTAATGTCCTCTCGGGGATCTTCTGCGCCTCTCTGAACTTCATCGACTCTACCAACACGGTCACTCCCACTGCCTCCTTCAAACCCCTGGGGTTGGCCAATGGTGAGATAGCCCCGTGGCCCTGTCCTTCTTCCTCTTGCCCAAACTTTTGCCTCCTTTCTCTTTAGCTTCCTGCTCCTTCAGCTGGGCTGGATCCTAAATCCCCTGGGTGTGCAGGCCCCGGAGGAAGGCTTCCTGAGACCATGTTGTCTCTGCGTTGCCttctcccaaggagggagggtcCCACCCCCGCCAGGACCTCTAGGGTGGTGGTACTGGAGAATTGCATGGCGAGCAGGAGGGAGTCACCCCATCTTTGAAGAGTGGGGCCTCAGGGCCCACCCCGGACAGACTCATGTCTCCCTCAGGCACTGATCATTCTTTCCTACGCTACGCTGTGTTGCCACGAGAGGTCGTCTGCACGGAGAACCTCACCCCGTGGAAGAAGCTCTTGCCCTGTAGCTCCAAGGTGAGGCCAGAGCGCTCCGAATGTGTGCAGGAGCCCGCGAGAATGGCATCGGcgcctgccccttccctgtctGACTGCCAGGCCCCCTGTGCACGTGCCCCACAGTGAAGGGCACTGACCTTTCATCTCTTCCTGCTTCCTCCAGGCAGGCCTGTCTGTGCTGCTGAAGGCCGATCGCTTATTCCACACCAGCTACCACTCCCAGGCAGTGCATATCCGTCCTGTGTGCAGAGTAAGTCATGGGGAGTGGGGGCGGGTGCCATCCGGGGCCTCCGAGGGAACGTGCAGATAAAGCACGTAGCCTGGTGTGTTTTGCGCTGTGCCGGTAGTAAGTGTTAGCTGGGATGCTGATTATTTGGGGCGTTGGCCACACACCAAGGAAACGGAGCGGTTTCCTGGCAGGTGTTCAGTAAATCTGTGTCATGGAGCGTCGTGAAGAACACTAGCTGTGCGTGTGACTGCCAGCTTAGTCACTCAGCTggcatgaccttgagcaagtcgtTTCATTTCCCCGAGCCTGATTTCCTCCTCTGTCAAGTGAGAGTCACAGTAGTCTTAGTTCCTGCGGGTGTTGGTGACGGTTTCTCCGGCTGGTACACATACCACCGCGGGCACAGGGTCGTGTGCTCAGTACTGAATGGGAGCAAGTGGATGGGTGGGAAGGTCCATGGCAGATGAGGGATGGTGCCCAAGTGGGCGTCCCTGCGgcggtgtgtgggggtggggactgaTGCGTCCTGACTGCTGCTGTCTGGCCCTCGCGGTAGAATGCGCGCTGTACCAGCATCTCTTGGGAGCTGAGGCAGACCCTTTCCGTGGTATACGATGCCTTCGTCACAGCACAGGGGAAGAAAGGTAGGCTGCCTTGGGCACCTCGCTGGCTACCTACCATCACTGGTCCCGCCCTGTCTCTGCAGAGCAGGCCTAGTCCTCACCCCCGCTCaacctcctctctgctcctcagacTGGTCCCTCTTCCGGATGTTCTCCCGAACCCTTACAGAGCCCTGTCCCCTGGCTTCAGAGAGCCGAGTCTATGTGGACATCACCAGCTACAACCAGGTACCCGGGTCTCCAGTCACAATCGTCACCCTCCATCCAAGGCCAGCCTGCGCCTCTGCTCACTTCTCAGCCCTGCCTTTGTGCCCCCAGGACAATGAGACGTTGGAGGTGAACCCGCCCCCAACCACCACATACCAGGACGTCACCCTCGGTACCCGGAAGACCTACGCCATCTACGACTTGCTTGACATGGCCGTGATCAACAGCTCCCGTAACCTCAACCTCCAGCTCAAGTGGAAGAGCCCTCCCGAGAATGGTGGGTGCGGATGGGCCGCCAGGGCACTGGGCAACAGAGCTTTCTCTCTCGGGGAAGACTCATACCATGGGATATGAGGTGTGCGGTTAGACCCAGGTCCTGAATCGATGTCTTGATTCTAACTCCACGTCTtcaagctctgtgaccttgggcaggttcctAACCTTACtgcctcatctagaaaatggggacATAATTACCCAGCAGATTGGATGAGATAATTAATGAAAGACACAGAGtttgttcatgcattcatttaattattagcaaatattttttgaagactgAAGATACCTTGCATTCAAGAGACATAATGTCTCTCGATTGAGGCAGACCTGAAACAATTAATTAATTGTGATTGTATTCAGTGTTACCGAGGCCAAGTGCCAACTACCATGAGGGCGCCTGGTTTGGGCTGGAGGGGCACAGGGCTCGGCACGTGTGAGTACTTAGAAGTAAGAGTAATTCTATCATGCTGTGGGCCCGGGAAGACAGGGATGATTCTGGGATGCAGGCTTCCCAGTTTTGATGGCCAAGGTCTTCCCCGTCGCTCCCTGGCTGTGAGACTCTGGACGTGGCcaggggagtgggggtgaggagtgACCCTTTCCTTTGGGAGCTCTTAACCGTGGACCCATCTTCGCAGAGACCCCTCCGGCACCCTTCCTGCACGCCCAGCGATATGTGAGTGGCTACGGGCTGCAGAACGGAGTGCTGAACACGCTGCTGTACAACACCCACCCGTACCGGGCCTTCCCCGTGCTGCTGCTGGACGCCGTGCCCTGGTACCTGAGGCTCTACGTGCACACCCTCACCATCACCTCCAAGGGCAAGGAGAGCAAACCGAGTGAGCGCTGagtcctgccccctgcccccaccccgccttgCTCTCCCTCCAGGTCCCCCAGACCCTCCTTTCTCAGGGGAGTGATTCCCCAGGTACCTTGGAGAAACTACACAGGCACAAAGAGTTTGGAAGACTTTGAAATGTGGCAAGGGTAGCCTTACCGGGCCAGTCCTGGAAGTAATTCATAAAGCAGAGATAATTCAAACACACAGGACTGGGGATTCTTAAGAGACTTTACAAGGGCAGCGATTTTCTGAtctcttttacttctttgctCCTTCTTCCTTGGTGCCCCGGGCCCGGCCTTTTGTGCGGAGTCCTAGGCTTGCAGTGGAGAATGGGTTAGCAGCAGGGAAAACGGTAttggaaacaaaaaagataaaggtgGAGTAGATGGTTTCTGCCTCCTTGGGACGGGTAAAGAGgcgttgttttaaaaatttatttttacttgccACGCTTTTTCTGAAGAGGAGTTAATATCTTGTGCGTGCTTTCTGTCAGGTGGCAGGCATAGCACTAAAGCCCGCGTGGTTTGGAGTGGAGGGAGACCTAACACAGAAGACTTCTCAGGAGGAGGTTCTGGCACATTCCAGACACCCAGACTTCCTGTCTGTGACTACCCCTGTTGTTACCTGCACTTTCAGACCTGGGCTGTTCTACTTACCTTCAGCACCACTGTTTGCGTCCCCTTCAGAATCTCTTCTTCAACACACTACCCCTGTATTTTGTAGgcttttctgtttggttttttaaccTTTTGCTCTGGAAAGTATCAAGCACACACCTATGTGAGCGAGCATGACACATCCCACGGGCCCGGCTCCCCTTGCTCGTGTTTCATCTCTGACCTTGTGTCATTTCTCGATTTTAGTTTTCTGCTGGAGTTTCTTAAAACTGATACTAGACATCGGTCCCACCTTCCAGTGCTTCAGCCTACATGTCTACCAGGGAGAGGGCTTCCCCAAAATACCAGCTGTCCTTATCATGCCCGTTTGCCCCAGTGGTCTGAAAAAAAACACTGGATAGTTGGTTTATTTGAGTTAGAATCTAAATAGGGTCCTCACATTGCATTTGCTTGATA is part of the Neomonachus schauinslandi chromosome 10, ASM220157v2, whole genome shotgun sequence genome and harbors:
- the PIGT gene encoding GPI transamidase component PIG-T isoform X2 is translated as MAAALPLAVLVLLLLGPVGRGHAEPPRDTLREELVITPLPSGDVAATFQFRTRWDSDLQREEVSHYRLFPKALGQLISKYSLRELHLSFTQGFWRTRYWGPPFLQAPSGAELWVWFQDSVTDVDKSWKELSNVLSGIFCASLNFIDSTNTVTPTASFKPLGLANGTDHSFLRYAVLPREVVCTENLTPWKKLLPCSSKAGLSVLLKADRLFHTSYHSQAVHIRPVCRNARCTSISWELRQTLSVVYDAFVTAQGKKDWSLFRMFSRTLTEPCPLASESRVYVDITSYNQDNETLEVNPPPTTTYQDVTLGTRKTYAIYDLLDMAVINSSRNLNLQLKWKSPPENETPPAPFLHAQRYVSGYGLQNGVLNTLLYNTHPYRAFPVLLLDAVPWYLRLYVHTLTITSKGKESKPSYVHYQPAQDRLQPHLLEMLIQLPANSATKVSIQFERALLKWTEYTPDPNHGFYISPSVLSALVPSVVAAKPVDWEESPLFKTLRAPLSRQPRGGGRRPRKKLLSDGRAPSLTLSTRRLSFDQLYVSSHVSVSTCDVFCQKGSQRRTARAILCASTRSPCW
- the PIGT gene encoding GPI transamidase component PIG-T isoform X1; translated protein: MAAALPLAVLVLLLLGPVGRGHAEPPRDTLREELVITPLPSGDVAATFQFRTRWDSDLQREEVSHYRLFPKALGQLISKYSLRELHLSFTQGFWRTRYWGPPFLQAPSGAELWVWFQDSVTDVDKSWKELSNVLSGIFCASLNFIDSTNTVTPTASFKPLGLANGTDHSFLRYAVLPREVVCTENLTPWKKLLPCSSKAGLSVLLKADRLFHTSYHSQAVHIRPVCRNARCTSISWELRQTLSVVYDAFVTAQGKKDWSLFRMFSRTLTEPCPLASESRVYVDITSYNQDNETLEVNPPPTTTYQDVTLGTRKTYAIYDLLDMAVINSSRNLNLQLKWKSPPENETPPAPFLHAQRYVSGYGLQNGVLNTLLYNTHPYRAFPVLLLDAVPWYLRLYVHTLTITSKGKESKPSYVHYQPAQDRLQPHLLEMLIQLPANSATKVSIQFERALLKWTEYTPDPNHGFYISPSVLSALVPSVVAAKPVDWEESPLFKTLFPASDSSSHFVRLYTEPLLVNLPTPDFSMPYNVICLTCTVVAVCYGSFYNLLTRTFHIEEPSTGGLAKRLANLIRRARGVPPL
- the PIGT gene encoding GPI transamidase component PIG-T isoform X5, with protein sequence MAAALPLAVLVLLLLGPVGRGHAEPPRDTLREELVITPLPSGDVAATFQFRTRWDSDLQREEGTDHSFLRYAVLPREVVCTENLTPWKKLLPCSSKAGLSVLLKADRLFHTSYHSQAVHIRPVCRNARCTSISWELRQTLSVVYDAFVTAQGKKDWSLFRMFSRTLTEPCPLASESRVYVDITSYNQDNETLEVNPPPTTTYQDVTLGTRKTYAIYDLLDMAVINSSRNLNLQLKWKSPPENETPPAPFLHAQRYVSGYGLQNGVLNTLLYNTHPYRAFPVLLLDAVPWYLRLYVHTLTITSKGKESKPSYVHYQPAQDRLQPHLLEMLIQLPANSATKVSIQFERALLKWTEYTPDPNHGFYISPSVLSALVPSVVAAKPVDWEESPLFKTLFPASDSSSHFVRLYTEPLLVNLPTPDFSMPYNVICLTCTVVAVCYGSFYNLLTRTFHIEEPSTGGLAKRLANLIRRARGVPPL